The following proteins come from a genomic window of Elgaria multicarinata webbii isolate HBS135686 ecotype San Diego chromosome 10, rElgMul1.1.pri, whole genome shotgun sequence:
- the TMEM154 gene encoding transmembrane protein 154 translates to MADGEPSGDGLLLTTDTVALGPTTTIAVWRTSDPNLQTTAILAEINGSEMGITATTEVSDADPADLHPALIYGVPAVMLLVLLILLAIFIVRRRKQKQSKPDELESENCKSPIFEEDTPSVMEIEMEELDKWMNSLKRNAECEYLPPVKEEKDCNANPSDCES, encoded by the exons ATGGCAGATGGAGAACCTTCAGGGGATGGCTTGCTATTAACTACTGACACCGTCGCACTGGGACCCACAACAACCATTGCAGTTTGGAGAACTAGTGACCCAAATCTGCAAACCACCGCCATCCTAGCAGAAATCAACGGTTCTGAAATGGGAATCACTGCCACTACGGAAGTGAGTGATGCGGACCCAGCAGATCTACATCCTGCTTTGATATATGGAGTCCCTGCCGTGATGCTGCTCGTCCTCTTGATACTTCTGGCCATCTTCATTGTAAGACGACGTAAACAGAAACAATCCAAACCAG ATGAACTAGAAAGTGAAAACTGTAAAAG tccTATTTTTGAAGAAGACACACCCTCTGTAATGGAAATAGAGATGGAAGAGCTTGATAAATGGATGAACAGTTTAAAACGAAATG CTGAATGTGAAtatttgcctcctgtgaaagaagaaaaagactgCAATGCCAACCCAAG TGACTGTGAATCTTGA